The DNA sequence ACTTCGAAACCAGCTCTTTCTCTAGATAAACCACCTGGTCCAAGAGCAGATAAACGACGTTTATGTGTAATTTCTGCTAATGGATTGGTTTGATCCATAAATTGAGATAACTGGTTTGTCCCGAAGAAAGAGTTAATAACAGAAGATAATGTCTTTGCATTAATCAAATCAATTGGGGTAAAAACCTCGTTATCACGAACGTTCATACGCTCACGAATGGTACGCGCCATACGTGCTAAACCAACCCCAAATTGTTGTGATAATTGCTCTCCAACCGTACGTACACGACGGTTTGATAAGTGGTCAATATCATCAATCTCTGCTTTTGAGTTGATAAGTTCAATTAAATATTTAATGATAGTAATGATATCTTCTTTAGTAAGCACTTGCTTATCCATTCCAATATCAAGACCTAATTTTTTATTCATTCTATAACGACCAACTTCTCCTAAAGAGTAACGTTGATCAGAAAAGAATAATTTATCTATAATCCCACGCGCTGTCTCCTCATCTGGCGGCTCAGCATTACGTAATTGTCTATATATATGCTCAACAGCTTCTTTTTCAGAATTTGTTGGATCTTTCTGAAGCGTATTATGTATAATTGCATAATCACCTTGTTCAGTACTTTCTTTATGCAAAAGAATCGTCTTAACATCAGCTTCAATAATTTCTTCAATATTATCCTTATCTAAAATAGTATCGCGATCAAGCACAATTTCGTTACGTTCTATAGATACCACTTCACCTGTATCTTCATCTACAAAATCCTCATGCCAAGTGTTTAACACACGTGCTGCTAATTTTCTTCCTAAATATTTCTTTAGTCCAGATTTTGAAACTTTTACCTCTTCAGCAAGGTCAAAAATCTCTAAAATATCTTTATCACGCTCAAAACCAATGGCACGGAAAAGCGTAGTAACTGGTAATTTTTTCTTTCTATCAATATAAGCATACATGACTTGATTGATATCAGTAGCAAACTCAATCCAAGAACCTTTAAATGGTATAACTCTTGCTGAATATAATTTTGTTCCATTTGCATGGAATGATTGACCGAAGAACACTCCAGGTGAACGGTGTAATTGAGATACTACTACACGTTCTGCACCGTTGATACAAAATGTACCAGATGGTGTCATATAAGGTATAGTTCCTAAGTACACATCTTGAACAATAGTCTCGAAATCCTCATGTTCAGGGTCTGTACAATATAATTTTAACCTTGCTTTTAGCGGAACGCTGTAAGTAAGTCCTCTTTCAATACACTCTTCAATGGCATATCTTGGTGGATCTACAAAGTAATCTAAAAATTCTAAAACGAATTGATTACGTGAATCTGTGATTGGAAAATTTTCCATGAAGGTATTATAAAGACCTTCGTCACCTCTTTCTTCTGATTTAGTTTCTAATTGGAAAAAATCCTGGAAGGATTTAATCTGAATATCCAAGAAATCCGGATAATCTGTCTTGTTTACAATAGACGAGAAATTTAATCTTTCAGCTTGTGTTGATAACATCAATGGACGGAATTATGATTAAAAAAAATAGTGATAGTGCATTACACACTAATTAAACGGCAAAAAACAATTCAATTATTTTGAGCTGTTTTATAATTTTTTTTGGTATAAATACTATTATACGCAAAATGGTCTAGGTCTGGTAGCGTTTGCTCCAGACCTAAACCTTTATATTTTAGAGATGGTAAGCTTACTTAAGCTCAACCTCAGCTCCTGCTTCTTCTAATGATGCTTTTAAAGCTTCTGCTTCATCTTTAGAAACAGCTTCTTTGATAGCGCTTGGTGCACCGTCAACTAATTCTTTAGCTTCTTTCAAGCCTAAACCAGTTAATTCTTTTACTAATTTAACTACTGCTAATTTAGAACCACCAGCTGCTTTTAATATAACATCAAATTCAGTTTGAGCTTCTTCAGCGTCTCCACCTGCAGCAGGACCAGCAACAGCAACTGCAGCAGCAGCAGCAGGCTCGATACCATACTCATCTTTTAATATAGTTGCTAACTCATTTACTTCTTTTACAGTAAGGTTAACTAATTGTTCTGCGAAATCTTTTAAATCTGCCATTTTTCTATCGTTTTAATAAATTTTTAATAAATAATATAATGTAATATAGTGCGTACTATCTATTACTATCCTTCTTTTTCGGATAGTGTTTTTAATATTCCAGCTAATTTTCCACCACTTGATTTAAGCGCTGAAACAACGTTTTTAGCAGGCGATTGTAATAAACCAACAATCTCTCCTAATAACTCTTCTTTAGACTTGATATCAACTAACATGTCTAACTGATCGTCACCGATATAAACAGCTTCCTCAATAAAAGCTCCTTTTAATAAAGGTTTTTCAGCTTTTTTACGAAATGTTTTTATCAACTTAGCTGGTACATTACCAGTTTCAGAATACATTACAGATGTATTCCCTTTTAAAACTGAAGGAAGGTTTCCAAAATCTCTTTCAGATGCTTCCATTGCTTTAGCAAGTAATGTATTCTTAACAACTGCCATTTTTACGTTTGCTTTAAAAGCAGCACGACGTAAATCTGAGGTAGTTCCTGCATTTAATCCTGAAATATCTGCTAAATAGATATTTGCATTATTGGCTAATTCTGCAGTTAAGTCCTCAATTACTTGTGATTTTTCTTCTCTTGTCATAATAAAAGTTTTAACTCAATTAACCAATTTTAGGATCAACAGCAATACTTGGGCTCATTGTAGATGACATAAATATGCTTTTTACATAAACACCTTTTGCAGTGGTCGGTTTTAGTTTTATTAATGTTGTTAATAATTCATTTGCATTTCCTGCAATTTTATCAGCACTAAATGATGCTTTACCTATAGCAGCGTGTACAATACCAGTTTTATCAACTTTAAAGTCAATCTTACCAGCTTTTACTTCTGTTACTGCTTTTGCAACATCCATAGTTACTGTACCTGTTTTTGGGTTAGGCATTAAACCACGTGGGCCTAATACACGTCCTAAAGGACCTAATTTACCCATAACACTTGGCATAGTGATAATTACATCTACATCAGTCCATCCACTCTTGATTTTATCAAGGTATTCATCTAATCCTACGTAATCTGCCCCAGCTTCTTTAGCTTCTGCTTCTTTGTCTGGTGTTACTAATGCTAATACTTTCATATCTTTACCAGTACCATGTGGCAATGAAACCACTCCTCTTACCATTTGATTTGCTTTACGAGGATCTACTCCTAAACGCACAGCTATATCAACTGAAGAGTCAAATTTAGTATTGGTAACATCTTTAATCAATGCTGATGCTTCATCAACAGAATAAAGTTTTCCTTTTTCAATTTTTGCTAAAGCTTCTTTTTGCTTTTTTGTTAATCTTGCCATTTTCTAATGTCTTTAATAGATTAATTTGGTGCGTTTCCAGTTACGGTTATACCCATAGACCTTGCGGTACCAGCTACCATTTTCATAGCAGATTCAATCGTAAATGCATTTAAATCTACCATTTTGTCTTCTGCTATCGTTTTAATCTGATCCCATGAAACTTTAGCTACTTTTTTTCGGTTTGGCTCTCCAGATCCCTTTTTCACCTTAGCTGCTTCTAATAACTGAACTGCTGCTGGTGGTGTTTTGATTACAAAGTCAAATGATTTGTCTTTGTAAACAGATATAACTACAGGTAAAACTTTACCTGGCTTATCTTGAGTTCTGGCATTGAATTGCTTACAGAACTCCATGATGTTGACACCTGCAGCTCCTAAAGCGGGTCCAACCGGTGGCGATGGATTCGCAGCACCTCCCCGAACTTGTAACTTAACTACTTTACCTAATTCTTTTGCCATTTTTAATAATTTAATTTTTGATGTTATCTCTCTATTGGAAGCGAAAGACTCATCTATCTTAATGTAACACTATTATACTTTTTCAACTTGCATATAGCTTAACTCTAATGGTGTTTTTCTTCCGAAAATTTTCACCATTACTTCAAGCTTACGCTTTTCTTCATTAATTTTTTCAATCGTTCCATCAAAACCATTAAATGGTCCATCAATAACTTTAACAGTTTCTCCTTTTGTAAAAGGGATGGCTACATTGGTACTTTCTTCAACTGAAAGCTCATCAACTTTACCTAACATTCTGTTTACTTCAGATTGTCTTAATGGCACAGGATCTCCACCTTTAGTTTCACCTAAAAAACCGATAACATTGGTCACAGATCTAATAATATGTGGAACTTCTCCTGTTAAATTAGCTTGAACCATTATATAACCAGGAAAAAAAACTTTTTCTTTGTGTATCTTTTTTCCATTTCTAATCTGAACAACTCTTTCTGTTGGCACCAATACTTGATCCACATAATCTTGAAGTCCTAAACGAGCAATTTCAGTCTCTATATAGGCTTTAATTTTGTTTTCTTGACCACTTACGGCTCTAACAACATACCATTTTTTTTCACTTACTTCAGACATATTGTTTTCTTTTAACCGATAATGTTTTCAAAGTAAAAAGTAATAACTTCACTAAATACAGTATCTATTCCCCAAATTGCAAGAGAAAATATAATTGAAAATACAGCAACTAAAATAGTCATACTCTGAGCTTCAGCCCAAGTAGGCCAACTAACATTATTTTTTAGTTCGCCAAATGATTCCTTTATATAATTTACAATTCCAGCCATTTTGTTATTCTTTTTTAATATGAATTGAAACACTTTTTCAATTCTAAAAACTAATAGATAAACCTATTATTGCACGGGCGGAGAGACTCGAACTCCCGACACCTGGTTTTGGAGACCAGTGCTCTACCAACTGAGCTACGCCCGTAAATACAAGTTAAGGTATTCCGTTATCCCGATATTTAGGAAGGAACACCTTTACTTGTAATATATATTAAACTTTAATTAGTCTAAAATTTCAGTTACCTGACCAGCACCTACTGTACGACCACCTTCACGTATTGCGAAACGTAAACCAACGTTCATTGCAATTTTTTGAATAAGCTCTACAGTAATAGTTAAGTTATCTCCAGGCATCACCATCTCAACACCATCAGGAAGCGCAATGTTTCCTGTTACGTCAGTTGTACGTACGTAAAACTGAGGTCGGTAGTTATTATGGAATGGTGTATGACGACCACCTTCTTCTTTTTTCAAGATATAAACCTCTGCTTTAAATTTAGAGTGAGGAGTTACAGATCCAGGCTTAACAATAACCATACCTCTAGAGATTTGAGACTTCTCAATACCTCTTAATAAGATACCAGCGTTATCACCAGCTTCACCTCTATCAAGAATTTGACGGAACATTTCAATACCAGTAATAGTAGAAGTTAATTTCTCAGCTCCCATACCAATAATTTCAACAGGATCTCCTGTTTTTGCAATACCAGTTTCAATACGACCTGTTGCAACAGTACCACGACCAGTAATTGAGAATACATCTTCTATAGGCATTAAGAAATCCTTATCAACTTCACGTTGTGGCTCTTCAATCCATGCATCAACTTGCTCCATTAATTCTAATACCGTATCTACCCATTTTTGCTCACCGTTAAGCGCACCTAAAGCAGAACCAGCTACTACAGGACCATTATCTCCATCATATTCATAGAAAGACAATAAATCTCTGATTTCCATATCTACTAATTCAAGTAACTCTTCATCATCAACCATATCCACTTTATTCATGAATACAACGATACGAGGAATACCAACCTGACGGCCTAAAAGGATGTGCTCACGAGTTTGCGGCATTGGTCCATCTGTAGCTGCTACTACCAAGATAGCACCATCCATTTGTGCAGCACCAGTTACCATGTTTTTTACGTAATCCGCGTGACCTGGACAGTCAACGTGCGCATAGTGACGGTTAGCTGTTTGATATTCTACGTGAGAAGTGTTAATTGTTATACCTCTTTCTTTTTCTTCTGGAGCGTTATCAATTTGATCAAATGATCTTGCTTCTGAGAAACCTGCATCAGCTAATACTTTAGTAATAGCAGCAGTTAAAGTTGTTTTACCGTGATCTACGTGTCCAATAGTACCGATATTTAAGTGTGGTTTTGAACGATCGAAAGTTGCCTTTGCCATGTTTTTAATAATTTAATCTTAGTTATATAATAATAATTAGTGTGTTCTAATTTAATTCAAAATTGAGCCAATGACGAGAATTGAACTCGTGACCTCTTCCTTACCAAGGAAACGCTCTACCCCTGAGCTACACCGGCGTGTCATTTACGATTGCCGATTTTGATTTACGATTCACAAATCGCACATCGTAACTCGTAAACTATTGAGCGAGAGACCGGGTTCGAACCGGCGACATTCAGCTTGGAAGGCTGACGCTCTACCAACTGAGCTACTCTCGCATTTTTTTCAACAAGCTTATGACTTGTTTTTGGTACATTATTTCAACTTTAACAATCTCTACCGACGTAGAAATATTGTGGGGAGAGCAGGATTCGAACCTGCGAAGACGTAGTCAGCAGATTTACAGTCTGCCCTCGTTGGCCGCTTGAGTATCTCCCCAAACCAATTTTTAAATTCAAAAAACCTAAATTTAAAAATTATTTACTTTTCAAAATTTCAAGAGCCGATGGAGGGACTCGAACCCACGACCTGCTGATTACAAATCAGCTGCTCTAGCCAGCTGAGCTACATCGGCTTTTCTTACTTTTTTTCACAAAAAAAAGCCCGCTATTTCTAACGGACTGCAAATGTATAGATTTTTTATTTTAATCAAAACATTTTTTTATTTATTTTACTATAAATGTGCTCTTAATTTTTCTTTTCGCTTTTTAAGTTGTCTTTCTAATGAAGATATAGCCATGTCTGCACCTTCCTCAAATGATTTACATTGTTTTTTTACTACGAAACTATCACCTGGAACACTCACTCTAGCTTCAAAAACTTTATTTTCTTTGTCACTTGTGTTCTCTACTTTTAAATAAACGTCAGATTTTATGACTTTATCATAAAACATATCTAATTTATCCATCCGTTTTTGAATGAAATTTATCAATTTTTGATCTGCATTAAAATTGACGGATTGCGTGTTTACTTTCATACTTTAAATTTTTGGTTAAACAATCATTTTCTACTCGACTATTTTTTACTTCTTGGGTGCGCTTTAATATGGACTTTTTTTAACTCAGCAATACTATTATGAGTATATACTTGTGTGGCAGCCAAACTTGAATGACCTAAAAGCTCTTTAACGGCATTTAAATCAGCACCTTGATTTAATAAATGCGTGGCAAAGGAGTGCCTTAATATATGTGGACTCTTTTTTACCTTGGAAGATGCCTTACTAAAATAACCATTTATTATTCTGTAAACAAGTGTTTCGTATATTTTAACTCCTTTTTTAGTTAAAAAAAGATGTCTGTCATTTAAAATAATAGGCAACTCGTTTCTTAAATCTAAATAGTTATTAATGGTTTCTACTACAGATTTTAATAACGGGATAACACGTTCTTTATTTCTTTTCCCTAACACTTTTAAGGTTTTATTATGAAAATCTATACTTTCTATTTTTAACCCTACTAACTCTATTCTTCTAATACCCGTTGAATAAAACAATTCAATGATAAGTTTATCTCTAATACCTTCAAAATCGTCTTCATAATGCAACTCATCCAATACGACTGCTATTTCTTCTTCAGAAAAAGGAATCTGGATTTTTTTACTTGTTTTTAGAGCTTTGTGTTTTGCTAACGGATTCCTTTCTATGGCCTCTATTTTTAAAAGAAACTTATAATAACTATTTAATGCTGATACTTTTCTATTTATACTTTTATTTGAAATATCTTTATTTACCATACATACAATCCAACTTCTTATTTGCGAGTAATTAACATCACTTATTGAATTCATTTGATAAGTTTCAACTATAAAACCACTAAAACTCTCTAAATCATTAAGATAAGCTTTTACGGTTAAATTAGAATACTTTTTTTCAAGTAACAAATAATCTGTAAATGGTATGAAAGACAAAATTGGACTTATTAAATAATTAAATTTTTAAACTCTTTTCAGATAAAAGTACAACCTTTAATTTAATATTAAAACAAAAAAAATCCCGCTAATAGCGGGATTTTAAATTTATTACATACAAGTCTATACTTCTTCTGCATCTCTTAAAGCTTGTATATACTGTGCTTTTTGTATTTGAGCTCTACGTACAACTGAAGGCTTATTAAACTGTTTGCGCGTTTGTAACTGACGTTTAGTTTGAGTTTTATCAAACTTACGCTTAAAACGTTTTAACGCTCTATCTATATTTTCTCCTTCTTTTATTGGTATTATTAACATAGTGTCTTAACCTCCTCTCTTTTAGAATTTTCAGGCTGCAAATATAAAAACTAATTTAAAACCTGCAATTAATCATCATTATTATTTTAAAAAATAATTAGTATCTAATCACAAACAGGTATTATGACTTTGTAAAAATTTCATCTACCTTCGTTTAGCAGTTAATAAAGAAAATTTAAAAGTCCTCATGTTAAATTGAAAGAAACTCTTAAAATAGCATTAATCACAATTCTAATATATAATTGCTCCGACTCTAAAAAAAAGAACATTAATGTATCGGAAACATATTCAGATTCCATCTTTGAAAACGGAATTACCATTGATAATCGCGTTTTACATGTATATGATATTGAAAAAGCAATCCGAACAGAAAATTATGAATTAACTATTGAACAAAGCCATAGTTCAACAAATTATCACTAAAAATTTATTTGACAATAATAAAAATATGGACTTCAAGTTTGATGAAAAATCTCAATGGATTTACTTTTCAGGAATAGCTTTTAAATTAGTAAAAAAGAAATATTTTTTTGACAGTAAACTATCCGAATCTAAATTTGACCTTTATGAAACAGTAGACAAATTTGATGATGGAATGGGACCCGCTCTATTTAATAAAGATTATGGAGTTCTAAATATTGATAATGGCTGGGGAAAATTTTTTATTTATTTGAAAACTGACATAGATTCCATATTAGCAAAAAAAATAATTTTAAAAGTATCTCAATAAAAACGTTTTAAATATGCTATGTAAAAGAACACTACATTTTAAGCTTAGTCAAATGTAATTTACTTTATTTATTTACGTTCTATTTTTCTTCAAATAACACACAATTAATTATTCGTGTGAATACGTTAAACGTCCTTGTCAAAAACATATCATATCAACCCAGCGTTATGTTGCTGGTTTATATTCTTTTTTATCAATGATGATTTTTGCAAGAATTTCACGTAAAATTTCTGAAGTACCGCCTCCAATAGGCCCTAATCTACTATCTCGAAAAAGCCTTGCCATAGGATAATCTTCCATATAACCATAACCTCCTAAAAATTGTAAACATTGGTAAATAACCTCATCGGCCATTTTGGTAGATTTTAATTTAGACATGGTGGCTTCTTTTACCATATATTCGCCTCTATTTAATCGATATGCTACAGAATAATTAAACTCTTTACACATTTCCATATCTGTGTACAAATCTGCAATGGTATGGCGTAATGCCTGAAATTTATCAATTGATTGTCCAAACGCATGGCGCTCTGACATATATTTCAAGGTATATTCTAAAGCAAACTCTGCTCTAGCATGAGCATTAACCCCCATAATTAACCGTTCCAATGCAAAATGCTGCATAATATATGAAAAACCTTTATCAGGTTCTCCCATTAAATTACCAGTAGGCACCTTTACATTATCAAAAGCAATTTCACCTGTATCGGAAGCACGCCAGCCTAGTTTATTTAATTTGGTTGCAGATATTCCTGCCATGTCTCTATCTAAAACAAAAATACTAATACCTTTATTTCCTTTTTCGGGGCTTGTTTTTGCAGCAACTACCAAATAATCACTATACAGGCCATTGGTTATAAAAGTTTTAGAACCATTTATAATATAATAATCGTCTTTTTTAATAGCGGTTGTTCGCATACCTGCCACATCACTTCCTCCAAAAGGTTCTGTAATACAAAGGCAACCTGTTTTTTCACCAGAAATACTTGGCACTAAATACTTTTGTTTAATGGCTTCGGTACCTTCTTTGTTTATATGTGTCATGGCCAAATATACATGAGCCCAAACGGCTGCTGCAAATCCGCCTGAATTTACTTTTTGAAGTTCCTCTAAAAGAACCACCATATAAAAAAGATCCAAATTTAAACCTCCATAAGCCTCAGGGTAAGACAAACCAAAATACCCCATATCTCCAAATTTCTTCCATATGGAAGCATCAATTATACCTGATTTTTCCCAATGGTCAATATATGGTATTACTTCTTTATTTAAAAAATCTTTAAGGCTATTCCTAAAATGGGTATGCTCTTCTGTGAAGTACATGCTGTTCATTCAAATCTTTTTTCAATCGAGCGACAAATATAATTCAATTATCTCTATTTTATTTATCGGAAAGTCTTTAACTTTTCTTAATTCCTCTAAAGATTTAAACCCTTCCCTTAATTGGCGGTATTCAATAATATAATGTGCTAAATTGTAATCAATATGTTGAATGGTTACTAACTCTTCTTTTGTAGCTTTATTTAAATTTATTTTTTGAATATTACGGGGTGTTTTTACTGTAAATTCTTTAGTTATTTTTTCAATAACTTGAGGTGTTAGCCCATAAACATCTTGCAATTGTACATCTGCTATAAAACCACCCACAAAAGTGTTTCTTAACCTAATAATGCGCTCCGAAAAATAGGGCCCAACACCATTCACACTTTCAAGTTGCTGTGCTGTTGCTGTATTTAAATCTCTTTTTTGCGCAAATGTTTTAGGCTTGTTACTATCTTTATAAGAAAATGATGTTGATTTTTTAGAATTGGCAACCCATTCTGGAAATTTAAAATGAGGAGATATTAACTCTAAAAGTGAATCTGAAACACCAGTAACTTCCTGAAACTGTTTCGTAGAGTTAATCCAATTATCCTTGTTTCTAAAAGCCAATAATCTATCAATTTCTTCATTACTCATTCCTAAAGAAGCCCCCTTATAATCTGTTATAAAATTGGGGTTAAAAGGATATATTTTAGGAATTCTTCTCTCCATTTCAATAGCTCGTAATGAATCTATTTCCTTTTGAAATTGATGAAAACTTTCATTTTGAACCAATATTTTATTAGGCCTTCGCTCAATAAAAAAATACAAACATTGAAACACTATGATAAGCGTTATCAATAAAAAAATCCCATATCGCTGTTCTCGAGAAAACGTAACATAGGATTTCATACATTAAATTTTTATATTCAAATTTTATAAATGTTCATTCAAATCTTCTGCACCATCTTCAATAGCTTCATGCTTGGTATTAATTGCGTTATTATATTTCTTCAATTCTTTATTTATTATAGGAGATAGAATAACTACACCAATAATGTTAGGAACTACCATAGCGAAAATCATAGCGTCAGAAAAATCAATTACGGCACCTAAACTAATTGAAGCACCAACTACAACAAAAAACAGGAAAAGAATTTTATAAATTAAATCTGATATTTTTCCTTTTCCAAAAAGAAACACCCAACCTTGTAATCCGTAGTAAGACCAAGAAATCATGGTTGAAAGCGCAAATAAAATAACAGCTATTGTAAGAATAATAGAAAAATGAGGAATTACAGAATCAAAAGCTTGAGCCGTAATTTCAACCCCTTCTTTAACTTGAACACCATATTCCATAAATCCACCATCAAAATTAGTAATAACAATTACTAAAGCGGTCATGGTACAAATAACGACTGTATCAACAAAAGGTTCTAAAAGAGCTACAACTCCTTCACTTGCTGGGTAAATAGTACGTACCGCAGAGTGTGCAATTGCAGCTGAGCCCACACCTGCTTCATTTGAAAAAGCGCCTCTTCGAATACCTTGTATCATGACACCTACCAATCCACCTGCTATACCTAATCCTGAAAAAGCACCTTCATAAATTAGAGCAAAAGCATCATCGATAAGTGAAAAATTAGCTCCTAAAATAATCAGTGCGGCTAATACATAGATGCCAGCCATAAATGGCACTACTTTTTCTGTTACTTTCGCAATTCTTTTAATACCACCAATAATAACTATAGCGACTAAAAATGCCATAAAAAGTCCGAAATACAATCCTGCATTGGAACTTTGAAGGTCAAACAATTTAACAAATTGGGCAGCCGCTTGATTAGCCTGAAACATATTACCACCGCCAAAAGATCCGCCAATAACAAAAATTGCAAATAAAACTGCTAATATTTTACCAAAACCAGTCATACCTTTTTCCTTCAAACCTTTTGTTAAATAGTACATTGGACCTCCATAAACGGTACCATCTTCTCCAACATCTCGATATTTCACACCTAATGTACATTCAGCAAACTTAGACGCCATACCTAAAAACCCAGCCACAATCATCCAAAATGTAGCACCAGGTCCTCCAATAGATAATGCTACTGCAACGCCAGCTATATTACCCAGACCCACAGTTGCAGACAACGCAGCTGTTAGAGCTTGAAAATGTGAAACTTCCCCTTCTACAGATTCATCTCTTAAAGTTTCTATTAAATCCTGTCCTTCATTGGGGGTTGAATCTCCGTAAAGCGTATCGGCTCCATGTTTTTCAATATCTTCATATTTACCTCTAACAACTTTAACGGCAGTGCGAAATCCTGTTACATTAATAAATCGAAAATAGATGGTAAAAAATAAAGCTCCACCAATCAATACAATCAATACCCAAGGGATTTTATACGTTTCAGAAAAAGGGATTTCGTAAAAAATAGCTTCTACAAACCATCCCGTATAGTCTTTGAAAACGCTATCAATTTTTTCAGAAGTAGATTCTTGTGCAAAAGTTAAAAAAGGTAAGATAAAAGTGTAAAACGAGAGAAGATATTTCTTCATAAAACTCTATTGTTTGTTAATTTATAGTGAAATTTCTATTAAAAACAGCAAGATGCTAAAAATAATTCATTTTTTAAAACAAATGCCACTTTAAAATGAAAATAAATTAAATGATATTATACTCTTTATTGAGGGTTTCTATTTGTTCTGGACGTCCTAACACAATAATTTTGGAATTAGGTTCTAATTCTAATTCTACTTCAGGATTTACAATGTAATCGCCTTTTTCATCTTTATAGCCAATAATACTACACCCCGTTTTTTTTCGAAGATCTAATTCCTTTATAGTTTTTACTTCTTTGGATTTGAATAATTTTTCAACTGGAATTTCTTCAATATTTATATTGGATTTACCAACAATAGACAAATTATCAATAAATTCCATTAAACCAGGAACTACTACCAACGAAGCCATATGATCGCCTCCTATTTTATCTGGTAAAATAACATTATTAGCACCTGCAAATTTGAGTTTTTTATAAGATGTTTCATGTGAAGCTCTACTTATGATATTAATATCCTTATTTATTTGTCTGGTTGAAAGTACCACAAATAAATTATCAGCATCATTAGGTAAGGCTGAAATAAAACTTGATGCACGGTGCACACCTGCTTGAACCAACACATCATCTTCATTAGCATTTCCTATAACATATGCCACTTCATCAGTCCTTAGGCGTTCTTCTATTTCTTTATTTTTTTCAATAACAACAAATGGCTTATTGTATGCTTTCAATTTAATAGCTGCTTGCTTTCCATTTCTTCCGTAACCACAAATAATTATATGGTTATTGAAATTTTCAATCATTTTTTGCATTTTTTTCTGTTTTAATTCA is a window from the Pseudalgibacter alginicilyticus genome containing:
- the rpsU gene encoding 30S ribosomal protein S21 yields the protein MLIIPIKEGENIDRALKRFKRKFDKTQTKRQLQTRKQFNKPSVVRRAQIQKAQYIQALRDAEEV
- a CDS encoding acyl-CoA dehydrogenase family protein, which encodes MNSMYFTEEHTHFRNSLKDFLNKEVIPYIDHWEKSGIIDASIWKKFGDMGYFGLSYPEAYGGLNLDLFYMVVLLEELQKVNSGGFAAAVWAHVYLAMTHINKEGTEAIKQKYLVPSISGEKTGCLCITEPFGGSDVAGMRTTAIKKDDYYIINGSKTFITNGLYSDYLVVAAKTSPEKGNKGISIFVLDRDMAGISATKLNKLGWRASDTGEIAFDNVKVPTGNLMGEPDKGFSYIMQHFALERLIMGVNAHARAEFALEYTLKYMSERHAFGQSIDKFQALRHTIADLYTDMEMCKEFNYSVAYRLNRGEYMVKEATMSKLKSTKMADEVIYQCLQFLGGYGYMEDYPMARLFRDSRLGPIGGGTSEILREILAKIIIDKKEYKPAT
- a CDS encoding ComEA family DNA-binding protein — translated: MKSYVTFSREQRYGIFLLITLIIVFQCLYFFIERRPNKILVQNESFHQFQKEIDSLRAIEMERRIPKIYPFNPNFITDYKGASLGMSNEEIDRLLAFRNKDNWINSTKQFQEVTGVSDSLLELISPHFKFPEWVANSKKSTSFSYKDSNKPKTFAQKRDLNTATAQQLESVNGVGPYFSERIIRLRNTFVGGFIADVQLQDVYGLTPQVIEKITKEFTVKTPRNIQKINLNKATKEELVTIQHIDYNLAHYIIEYRQLREGFKSLEELRKVKDFPINKIEIIELYLSLD
- a CDS encoding alanine/glycine:cation symporter family protein — protein: MKKYLLSFYTFILPFLTFAQESTSEKIDSVFKDYTGWFVEAIFYEIPFSETYKIPWVLIVLIGGALFFTIYFRFINVTGFRTAVKVVRGKYEDIEKHGADTLYGDSTPNEGQDLIETLRDESVEGEVSHFQALTAALSATVGLGNIAGVAVALSIGGPGATFWMIVAGFLGMASKFAECTLGVKYRDVGEDGTVYGGPMYYLTKGLKEKGMTGFGKILAVLFAIFVIGGSFGGGNMFQANQAAAQFVKLFDLQSSNAGLYFGLFMAFLVAIVIIGGIKRIAKVTEKVVPFMAGIYVLAALIILGANFSLIDDAFALIYEGAFSGLGIAGGLVGVMIQGIRRGAFSNEAGVGSAAIAHSAVRTIYPASEGVVALLEPFVDTVVICTMTALVIVITNFDGGFMEYGVQVKEGVEITAQAFDSVIPHFSIILTIAVILFALSTMISWSYYGLQGWVFLFGKGKISDLIYKILFLFFVVVGASISLGAVIDFSDAMIFAMVVPNIIGVVILSPIINKELKKYNNAINTKHEAIEDGAEDLNEHL
- a CDS encoding potassium channel family protein; the protein is MNPIIRLFRLRIYKAVFLLLALLWVGVMGFMFLSDYTWIDALYMTVITITTVGFGEVAPLNQEAKFFTIFLILTSIVIVGYALSIITEYILSKSNVDELKQKKMQKMIENFNNHIIICGYGRNGKQAAIKLKAYNKPFVVIEKNKEIEERLRTDEVAYVIGNANEDDVLVQAGVHRASSFISALPNDADNLFVVLSTRQINKDINIISRASHETSYKKLKFAGANNVILPDKIGGDHMASLVVVPGLMEFIDNLSIVGKSNINIEEIPVEKLFKSKEVKTIKELDLRKKTGCSIIGYKDEKGDYIVNPEVELELEPNSKIIVLGRPEQIETLNKEYNII